A genomic window from Yarrowia lipolytica chromosome 1D, complete sequence includes:
- a CDS encoding uncharacterized protein (Compare to YALI0D07084g, similar to uniprot|Q03161 Saccharomyces cerevisiae YMR099c conserved protein, similar to Saccharomyces cerevisiae YMR099C; ancestral locus Anc_2.456): protein MSVSQTDSTVTVTIGSSEVKILRYGATVLSWTIDGKEQLWLSESAKLDGSKAVRGGIPLVFPVFGKSTEGPTSALPQHGFARTSTWEYLGQTSEKPVAAIQFGLGPENLSDEAKKQWDYNFTLIYTVTIDDANKTLETRMSVENAEQNKPFDFNILFHTYLRVPEIANVEVTGLQAVPVKDKVTVSSYVEQAAKVTVSGEVDRVYENVPGAVNVDVENKPYLTVTRDNINDVVVWNPWTEKAEGLADFTPKQGFHHMICIEAGDVAKWQKLAAGDKWEGGQKIKAHL from the coding sequence ATGTCCGTGTCCCAAACCGATTCTACCGTGACTGTCACTATCGGCTCGTCCGAAGTCAAGATCCTACGATACGGAGCCACCGTCCTATCGTGGACCATTGACGGCAAGGAACAGCTGTGGCTGTCCGAGTCTGCCAAGCTCGATGGCTCCAAGGCCGTGCGAGGAGGCATTCCTCTTGTTTTCCCCGTTTTTGGCAAGTCCACCGAGGGCCCCACTTCGGCCCTTCCCCAGCATGGCTTTGCACGAACCTCCACCTGGGAGTACCTTGGTCAGACTTCGGAGAAGCCCGTGGCTGCCATCCAGTTTGGTCTGGGTCCTGAGAACCTGTCtgacgaggccaagaagcagtgGGACTACAACTTCACTCTGATTTACACCGTGACTATCGACGACGCCAACAAGACTCTCGAGACCCGAATGTCAGTGGAGAACGCTGAGCAGAACAAGCCCTTCGACTTCAACATCCTCTTCCACACCTATCTGCGAGTCCCCGAGATTGCCAACGTCGAAGTGACTGGTCTGCAGGCCGTCCCCGTCAAGGATAAGGTGACTGTTTCTTCCTACGTCGAGCAGGCCGCCAAGGTGACTGTATCCGGAGAGGTCGATCGAGTGTACGAAAATGTGCCTGGAGCTGTCAATGTCGATGTCGAGAACAAACCCTACCTAACCGTCACTCGAGACAATATCAACGACGTGGTGGTGTGGAACCCCTGGaccgagaaggccgagggTCTCGCTGATTTCACCCCCAAGCAGGGCTTCCACCATATGATCTGCATCGAGGCAGGAGACGTGGCCAAGTGGCAGAAGCTGGCCGCTGGCGATAAGTGGGAGGGTGGccagaagatcaaggctCATTTGTAG